The following DNA comes from Castanea sativa cultivar Marrone di Chiusa Pesio chromosome 10, ASM4071231v1.
GCTGGTATCAAATGGGAGGTCATCAATGTGGTACATAGTGGTACCCCAAATAAGCTGTAACTTAGGGTTGTTAGTATTTCTTCTTGACTCTGAAGATGATTGTAGCACCACTTGTTGCAGACCTTTGCTGACCAATCTTTCGACATTCAACTCCTCACTGCAAGTTTCTTTTTGGGCATATACCTGGCTAGAATAAATCAGACTATAAACACCCATACTCCCATTTACTTCAATAACTCGGAATAGTCATATACTCATATCTAATCCATTCTTTctactaaaaaaattcaaaataaatgtgGGAATCACTTAACTGTGTGGGCTCCAAAAGCTTTTGCAAGAGAAGGGAGAATTTCCTCGGGCTTCCCATGTCGAATAAGCAAATTTAGGCCGTACTTTATCAAATTCTTTTTCAGGTCAGCCAAGCATTCAATAAGAAACTGCGCTCTCAAGGCTGCCAAGCAATCActccaatttaatttttaaacttatatacTCTGTTATACTAGAACAAGTCAAAGAAATTCACAAAGGTGCATGGAAGATCCTCAAAAATTTTTAGGTAACTCCACTGTGGAGTTCTTAAAATCATATCCATTCATTTTGAAAGAAGTGGATTAGATTCTACTAcattatcaataatttaaataaataccaaaataagagtcatttaaaaaaatgttatgtgtTAAAATTCAATTCACTCGTTTCAAAAGGGATGAATAGGATTTTAGGAACTACATAGAGATGTAATCATGTAAATGAGCCGAGCCGAGTATTAAATTTCAAGCTTGTTCATTTAACTTTATTTCAAACACGAGCTTATCACCAAGATTACATATTCAAAGCTTGGTTCATTTTCTTGTCAAACAAGCTTAAAGCTCGTTCAAGAGATACTtgatcaaattatttttttaccatgactaaaaaatttatttacaactttataatattatatacttATCTTTCACTAAACAGGTGAATATAAACAAGCTTTTCTTCTGAACCGAGCTTTCAGCTTTGATTAAGAACTGTAGAAAAATCTGAACCAGATATAATATTACCTCCAGTTTTAGGGAATCCGAAGTGATAGGTGGTGCCGAAAAGGCGAGGATCTAAGCAATAGACTGGCAAAACCGAATCGGAGGAAAGCCAGGCCTTAAACAAAGCTTCATTGTCCAAGACTCTGAGATCATTTCTGAACCAAAGAATGGCGGTCCCTCGGCCAGTCCTGGAAGCTGAAGAGGATGAAGAAGAGTACCTTCGAAAGGTTTGATCGGAAATGCGGTGTGTTTCATCGGAGTCTAGTTCCGGAACCTGGTGGAATGATgttgttgaagaagaagatgaagctgAAGGTCTCGCGATGGAATTCATGGTGTGGAAGTGGAAGTGAAAGTGAAAGAGAGTTAAGTTTGTGAATGTTGAATTTGATGGGATAATGAGCTTTTTCAGGGGAAGAGTTGGGACTGAGTAACGCAGAATAGTCATAGTGACATGTATGCACTATGCAGTTTGGATtttggaaagagagagagagagagagagaggagagagttAGTTAGTTTAAGCAGTTGAGAAAGTGACACGTTGGCGTGGGAGTTTTGTATGACGTGGCTTTATGGCAACCAATGGACGAGTTCAACGTGGCTTTacggctctctctctctcgtgtggAGTAAACGACGGCCTTATTATAGTAGTGTTAAACGGTTAGTCGCATAAAGTTAAGGTAGTGATTGTTGGTATTTACAAATCCGCAACAAAGTATTGAACAAGGGAATTTTGCATGACTTATTAATGATCtaataatttatatctatatttatatgaCATCATTTTGAACCACATTAGTGTAACATTTTGGTTTATTTCGGTATAATTTGGTCCACTTTTGTCTCCATTTAGGTCTAATTCGATCTACTTCAGTCTAATTTGGTCTCATATTGGACTAATTGAAcattaaattgattctttttgtaggttgcattttctaatttttagctcaaaatttatttttctcttaatttttgggttgaaaagtatgaaattttattctattttagccaaactctttagttttggattaaaaaaatacaaactacATAGGcattagataaaaaaatttcagtccTATAGACTACATGTAAGGAGCTGCATCTGATAAGAAATGTCAGTTTCTTACAATGAGTTCCATCTTCACAAGTCCTATAGACTACATGCTGGAACGATTCAGTCCTGATGCGGCTTCCAATTCCAACAAAGCACAACTTCaaatttctattataataatcCACCAAGACTATTTAATGAAACGCTCTCATATAATTTGCCAAACTGTGAAGTCAAAATATAAATCTAAAGGAAAGATAGCAGCAAGGCAACTTCTCCAGTTCTCCTCAAGAGAAGATTGGGCTGCATCCAAATATGTAATCAATGTCAGACCCTACGCCATTATAGAACCTTGTTGCAACCAGTTGATAACCAGGTCAGCAATATTGGAAAATCCCTGTCAATAGAACAATAAATTTCAATACTTAATTCATTTATACCATATTAAATGGtaccctttatttatttttgcttgtATACATGCAACATTTCTTCAAAAGCACAAGGGGCACAAACCTTAAACATAATAAGTATGCAAGAGAAACACTTTTCGAGGCAAAAAGGGGCAAAAGAAAAGATCATAAAGAACAAATACTAGCTCCGAATATTTGAGACATCCAGCAAAACTTAGCCAGTCCAGCAAAGCAAAACAGACATCCAAGAAAGTGATCTTTAAACAAGATAAAATCAAACATAGGCAACTACTAAAATCAACAGGTTTGGCAACAGGACTTAGCCAGTCCACACAAAAATTGAAGAtacaaatttcaacaaataaaagtGGACAAAGCATTTTAATCATCATACTATAGCATAGcattaaagaaacaaagaaagggggggggggggggtagagGAGCAGACAAGATCGTGTCAATCCCAGTAATACCTATCAGACATGATTCAGATCATGAAAGAATGGCTAATGATGGTATTTTTGTCCTTTCAGAATAGTCCACGACCTAAAAGTCAGACAAAAAAGCATGTGTTAATCTTATAATTTAATAGAATACATTATTTTCAAGAGCATGACAGTGGTGTTTTTTTAATGGTGGTTATGGAAATTGTTGGCTTTGAATGGTGACGGAAATAAAAATGACACTGAACAACGGTTGCAGCCTAAATTGCAACCAGCACCAAGGAAAAATTTAAAACTCACCATTGTTAAGACTTCCAAATTGCTACCATTTGTGGGGAAAAAAATGCATACTTTTAAATGAAGACCATTGCTTATTCATGGTGATAGAAATGGTAGTGGAAATTGTTGGTTTTGAGTGGTGATGGAAACAATGGTGATAGTCAATAATGGTTGTAGCCAAAGATGCAGCCATAAAATAGGAAATTCAAAGCTCACCATGCTAGAGGCTTCCGCATTGCTACAAACTGCACTTGCAAAGAATGCTTacttttaaattaacaaaattgcTTAAACATAGTGATAGACAATCATCTTAATTTAAAGCAAGCAAGCCTTATTAGTTTAAAATTCCCTAACTATTCGCATGCAAAATATTtaaggggaaaagaaaagacaacATTTCAGTAATCAGGAACTGTTTAACATAGAATCCCAAATGTAATAGGAGAAGAGAATATTCTTACCTATATAGCTGTTCCATCAGCACTAGCAATGCCATCTGATGATTTAAGACCAACGTAGACAACTTGATTGATATGTTAGCTCGCTCACGCAATTGTCGTCCATGACCATAAGGTCCACCTATGCAAAATGATAATCTAGAAGCTCCCTAccaaagagagacagagagagtaaatataattaattcaaatattatataaatgccaagttcaagttacacatacAAGACGTTGGAAATCAAGAAAGTTGTTTAAGTGCTAGAGTTTGAGTCATCATTAACATTAATTATGAACCACCTAGGAGAAATATTCAATTGAATTTTGCAcagaaatagaaaaaacaaaaattatttatataaacttttaGGTCACCACAGTAACAGGACCTGATACCCTTTCAACCAAACTGATATCCTTTTATTCCTCATAAAAACAGGAGTAACTAAGTAAGGAAACACTCTTGGTATAGAATTCCAACTTGATTAGGTCAAAGTATAAGCACATGCACTAGAATGCAAATATATTTTAGCCTAAAAGATAATAATCTTAAACATCTCAAAGAGCCAAAAGCTTGAATAGCACAGTCAAGTTAAAGTGACCCAAGATATATCGGAGAACATTTTATAATATTGATGAAATCAACAATTAGGACTTAGGAGTTCAAATTGTTGGAGAAAagcaaaaatttttaaaacacaatatGGGCACCATTAATACACAAGGAATGAGATATCCAAATATTAAAACATCATAGAATCATCACCAGGATTGGGATGCATCAATGCCTATACaaatgagagaagaaaagagagccATATGCTGCTCATATTTTGAAAAGAATTATAAAGATGACCAATTGTAGAAGCATCAAAGTTGAGGTAGCTCATACTGTATTCCCTGCATCCCCCACCAACTCAGCCATCTGCTCAGACCCAATATCTTGTCCATTCTCATCCAACATCACAACCTAAAAGTGCATGATTATAGAACAGAGATGTAAGAACAAGCTGCAAAACTTCTTGCAACAGTTTAGAGCAGCTTTTACAAGGCCCAGGGAAATAAATTCATGCTACTTCCTTTTCCAAAGCATTTGAGCTATGGACTTACAGCAGAAAATGCAGCAAGTAATATAATATGGTCAGATAGTTGAAACAATGTTGTCTTGGTATATTGAAATATATGCATTTAAAATACCACGCAGACAGACTAGTGCAGTTGATTCAGGTTGGGCATAAAATATCAGTAAGCTCTAAAGACCTAATAGGCATGAGTGCGTACGAGCAGTTTGCAATCACAATACCCATTTATATTATTCATTAGGAGTCACTAACTAATAGTAATAGAAATGTACATTAGACAGCAAGGCCTCAAGTAACCAGGCAACCAAGTCTCCCAAGGCATCGAGTTACTTTTGCATATTTATTCACATGTTAATgtatttacaattttacatttGAGGATAATAAGCCTAAACATTGGAATATtctgctttcttttcttaccCCTTGTATACCTTAATCCTTCCACACCCCTTTGCATTACAATATACTTGATTCTCTCCCATTTTTAATTGGCAAGTTACAAACTTATCTACTATCTAGTGGATCTTGAACCCACGAACTTACtctccaccttgctcttacaagaGGAGAAGGTGCTATTTGAGCGATTGCTAGTTGGCAATGTACTTGGTTCTCAActtaaatttaactttaactACTCTTGAACAGTATAGGAACTcaaataatatccaattattatttatatccAAAATTTATTTGAGTATTTACATGGAGAGTATGTAGAAACTTGAATGACAGTCCAAAAGCAACACATACAAGCAAATGGAATATACAGAAGATGCTGCATGGCACCTTAATAGATTATCTAGTTAAAGTCCTGAAGTAGATGATCCCCTAAGTGACAGTAGTTCATATACTAATATAACCCAAACTTGAACTTTAAATCCTCAGCAAGGGTCAATACAAATTGTTGGGAATAGGTTCAGCTAAGACAACACTTTGACTTCATTATCAGATCAGACAGCAGAAGACATTCTAAGTCAGAGAACTTAGGTCTAAATGCGATTATAAAGTAGTTTACTAGGAACTGGGGTTGGTTTGTAAGcattcttctttgcacaaacaACTAAACACACAACATCCTGATAAACAGAAGAGCAATACCAGCAAcgagaaaaatcaaagaaagtaATGTGGGAGTAGATAAACAAAACCAATGTTCATCCAGATAGTCTCAAAAgcaattcctttttttcttttctcttctctcttttaggCATAAATTGAAATgcacttaacaaaaacaaattaagagcAAGATAGTTTAATGGTGGCCTAACCAAATCATGTTTGAGACTGTACCCAATCATCAGACCTGATAATGTTCATCATTGCTGTATCTTCATCATCAACCTGAGCCCTTGCATCACTACAACACTTGGCATCAATTCAAAagtactaaaataaaattattaagaacAAACAATTTACAATGGCAAAAAGAATACATGGCCGACCCTCTGAAGATCTATACTCTATAGCCGAAGAAGCATGAACACTCCAAAATCCCCTAGTATATTCTCAATgtgtttgaagaaaaaaaaaaatttaaatggattTGTTTTCAAGATTTTGATAATTGTTATTTAGTTTGTATGCTTAAAATAAAGCTAAAATATGCCtatgtatataaataaaatacaactaAATATGTTAATTGATGTGATTACTAAATCCCCACCATATATCATATTCTAAGTCCTTTTTTCTTAGTCTATAGCTGACTCCAAAACTAGGAAGCACAGACATAGACACGGGTATGGGTATGGACACAGTAACACAAGCAACACATAAATGAGCAAATCAGTTTCCGCTTGTGCGTCCATAATTACATCGAATTATCGGTTTCCGCTTTGCATATAAGACGCCTACAAATGACTCTTAGCATAAAATTACCAACACATAAATGAGCAAATCAATGTAGTATTTGATTAGTGATATGGAACAAAAATTCccttcaaaaacataaaaaagtcaAGATTAGAAAAAAGTGGACTACATAAATACCTTGCATTTCTAGGATTGGACCGTATTTGAACATCATCAACAGTGCAATAATGCTTTAATTTTCGAATGTACTCATCCACTATCAATTGTACTCCAGGGGAACGCTTTTTCCCTACCGTTAATATCCGTATAGGAACAACTCTCtgcccaaaatcaaaatcaaaatcaattagcATTTAGTTGAACTCggaattttaaagaaaaattaaagttatatatataccatAGATTGGCCCGTGTATTTGCATTGTCTAGCTCCTGAAATAACATGAAAGAGTAAAGTACAGTAAAGAAGTGGTAATTATTAGTAAGATAAGAAACGGtggaaaatgtaaaaagaaccTGGAAGAGGAGCAGTTAGATTGGCATAGATTGAGTTTGAGATAACCATCTCCCCGccttcttttgcttttgcttttgctttcgATTTTGCCTAAAAATTGAGCTTTACTCAAttaggttttttaaaaaaaaatattttttattcccaGAAAAAACCCGAAACTATTAGGCAAAAGCCCAAAAATTGAAAGCCCATCATCATCAGTGAGGCCCAATACTAAAATATGGACCGGACTGATCAGGTGTATATGcttgtgaaaaaaatttcttggttAAGGTTGATTAGGGACTAATAGGCATAATATTCGTACTTACCAATAAATGAAATCTATCTGAATGAGATGCAAAACATTCTCCTTCCAAATATTGTAAAGGTTAATAAGGAATCTCCCTGACTCAGTTAATAAGGAAATTTAAAGGCTGCTGATTGCTCATCTAAGTGCTGCTTAGTTTTTTAGtatgttttcttgtttttaaatgtGAAATCTGATGTGAAAAAGTGGTTGTATTCTTGTAATCTTTCGTTT
Coding sequences within:
- the LOC142613674 gene encoding putative RNA methyltransferase At5g10620 isoform X1; translated protein: MVISNSIYANLTAPLPGARQCKYTGQSMRVVPIRILTVGKKRSPGVQLIVDEYIRKLKHYCTVDDVQIRSNPRNASDARAQVDDEDTAMMNIIRSDDWVVMLDENGQDIGSEQMAELVGDAGNTGASRLSFCIGGPYGHGRQLRERANISIKLSTLVLNHQMALLVLMEQLYRDFPILLTWLSTGCNKVL
- the LOC142613674 gene encoding putative RNA methyltransferase At5g10620 isoform X2 codes for the protein MVISNSIYANLTAPLPGARQCKYTGQSMRVVPIRILTVGKKRSPGVQLIVDEYIRKLKHYCTVDDVQIRSNPRNASDARAQVDDEDTAMMNIIRSDDWVVMLDENGQDIGSEQMAELVGDAGNTGASRLSFCIGGPYGHGRQLRERANISIKLSTLVLNHQMALLVLMEQLYRSWTILKGQKYHH